In one window of Arthrobacter pascens DNA:
- a CDS encoding carbohydrate ABC transporter permease → MSHSALDSGTAAKGSKPAIDPAPGRPRGAIGQPPRKPRRSFLPYGLILPAAILEILIHIGPMLLGIWIAFISLTQLNLTNWLNAPFVGLQNFVNGLNPESTIGQAFFSTVGRTLGYTVLVVGFSWILGMAGAVFLSSNFKGRAILRTFFLVPYALPAYVGTIAWAFMFNQRDGAVNQILVDTFHLFGDERPFWLLGQNSFGAMIVVNIWQLWPFAFLMLMAALQNVPHEVYEAAAIDGATLWQQFRTITLPMVRPANGVLLMVMSLWTFNQFNVPFVLFGASSPKEATLVSPLIYQNSFGSWNFGLGGAMSVLLLIALFIASVFYIRMVLPKGADND, encoded by the coding sequence ATGTCCCACTCAGCCTTGGACAGCGGCACCGCCGCTAAGGGCAGTAAGCCTGCCATTGATCCCGCACCCGGCCGGCCGCGAGGCGCCATAGGGCAGCCACCACGGAAGCCCCGCCGCTCGTTCCTACCGTATGGCCTGATCCTCCCGGCCGCCATCCTCGAAATCCTGATCCACATCGGCCCGATGCTGTTGGGCATCTGGATCGCGTTCATCTCCCTGACGCAGCTCAACCTCACCAACTGGCTCAATGCCCCCTTTGTGGGCCTCCAGAACTTCGTCAATGGACTCAACCCGGAAAGCACCATCGGGCAGGCTTTCTTCAGCACGGTGGGCCGCACGCTCGGCTACACCGTCCTGGTAGTCGGCTTCTCCTGGATCCTGGGCATGGCGGGAGCCGTGTTCCTGTCCTCCAACTTTAAGGGCCGGGCCATCCTGCGCACGTTCTTCCTGGTCCCCTATGCCCTTCCGGCTTACGTCGGCACCATCGCGTGGGCCTTCATGTTCAACCAGCGTGACGGTGCCGTGAACCAGATCCTGGTCGATACGTTCCACTTGTTCGGAGACGAACGGCCGTTCTGGCTCCTGGGCCAAAACTCCTTCGGAGCCATGATTGTGGTGAACATCTGGCAGCTCTGGCCGTTCGCATTCCTGATGCTGATGGCGGCCCTGCAGAATGTCCCCCACGAGGTCTACGAAGCGGCGGCGATCGACGGCGCCACGCTCTGGCAGCAGTTCCGCACCATCACGCTGCCCATGGTGCGTCCGGCCAACGGCGTGCTGTTAATGGTGATGTCCCTCTGGACCTTCAACCAGTTCAACGTCCCGTTCGTTTTATTCGGTGCATCGTCTCCCAAGGAAGCAACCCTCGTGTCACCGCTCATCTATCAGAACTCGTTCGGCAGCTGGAACTTCGGCCTGGGCGGAGCCATGAGCGTCCTGCTGCTGATCGCCTTGTTCATCGCCTCCGTCTTCTACATCCGCATGGTGCTGCCCAAGGGGGCCGACAATGATTGA
- a CDS encoding carbohydrate ABC transporter permease, with protein MIETRNFRILRNVVLTVLCLWVAIPLYVVVSTSLKPLKDVAGLFQWIPREITASPYLDIWTTVPLAKYFQNSLIITVCATLCSVTVAVLAAYAIARLQFKGKRAFSLTVLSTQMFPGILFLLPLYLIFTQIRNLTGLQLQGSYLGLIITYMTFTLPFAIWMLSGYFASIPKELEEASMIDGTGRMGALIRVILPVAKPGIIAVAVYSFISAWGEVLFASVLTNEATKTLSLGLKAYASESDVFWNQLMAASVVVSLPVLIGFILVQKHLVAGLSAGAVK; from the coding sequence ATGATTGAGACCCGCAACTTCCGCATTCTGAGGAACGTGGTCCTGACCGTCCTGTGCCTCTGGGTCGCCATCCCCCTCTACGTGGTGGTTTCCACGTCGCTCAAGCCCCTCAAGGACGTCGCGGGACTGTTTCAGTGGATCCCGCGCGAAATCACAGCATCCCCGTACCTGGACATCTGGACCACCGTCCCGCTGGCCAAGTATTTCCAGAACAGCCTGATCATCACCGTCTGCGCTACCCTCTGCTCGGTGACGGTAGCAGTCCTTGCCGCATACGCCATCGCGCGGCTGCAGTTCAAAGGCAAGCGGGCGTTCAGCCTGACAGTCCTGTCGACCCAGATGTTCCCCGGCATTCTGTTCCTGCTCCCGCTGTACCTGATTTTCACCCAGATCCGGAACCTCACCGGACTTCAGCTGCAGGGCTCCTACCTCGGGCTGATCATCACGTACATGACGTTTACCCTGCCGTTCGCCATCTGGATGCTGAGCGGCTACTTTGCCTCCATCCCCAAGGAGCTCGAAGAAGCCTCCATGATCGACGGCACCGGCCGGATGGGCGCGCTCATCCGGGTGATTCTTCCCGTCGCCAAACCAGGCATCATCGCTGTGGCGGTGTATTCCTTCATCTCCGCCTGGGGAGAAGTCCTGTTTGCGTCGGTCCTGACAAACGAAGCCACCAAGACGCTCTCGCTCGGGCTCAAGGCCTATGCCAGCGAATCCGACGTGTTCTGGAACCAGCTCATGGCCGCCTCCGTGGTAGTCAGCCTGCCGGTGCTCATCGGGTTCATCTTGGTCCAGAAGCATCTGGTAGCGGGCCTCTCAGCCGGCGCCGTGAAGTAG
- a CDS encoding Gfo/Idh/MocA family protein, whose amino-acid sequence MTTANTPSPAPAATTRRKSPLGVAMIGYAFMGKAHSNAWRNVASYFDVPAFERKVLVGRDAAAVSEAAEKYGWAETANDWRTVIERDDIHVVDICAPGWMHAEIAIAALKAGKHVLLEKPLANTLAEAEAMTAAAQAARARGVQSLVGFNYRRVPALALAKELIAEGRLGTVRHIRAAYLQDWLADETSPMTWRLKKETAGSGALGDIASHAIDQVLFLLGDQVTEVSGRTHTFVNRRPGAEGLEDVTVDDAAWATLSLASGAIASVEVSRVATGQKNSLKLEIYGDKGSILFDLETLNELGFLDATAPIREQGFRRILVNEPEHPYLEAWWPQGHIIGWEHTFTHEIRDFLLAIDGGTAPSPSFEDGLAVQRVLNAIEESAAAKSSIIQLAGPPARTAPFEGA is encoded by the coding sequence ATGACGACGGCGAACACGCCATCACCGGCGCCAGCCGCCACAACCCGCCGCAAGTCACCTTTGGGGGTGGCAATGATCGGCTACGCCTTCATGGGCAAGGCCCATTCGAATGCGTGGCGGAACGTCGCCAGTTATTTCGACGTTCCGGCGTTCGAGCGGAAAGTCCTGGTGGGCAGGGATGCCGCCGCGGTCTCGGAGGCCGCCGAAAAGTATGGTTGGGCTGAAACAGCCAACGATTGGCGCACGGTGATTGAACGCGACGACATCCACGTCGTGGACATCTGCGCCCCGGGCTGGATGCATGCAGAGATAGCCATCGCTGCACTGAAAGCGGGCAAGCATGTCCTGCTGGAGAAGCCGCTCGCGAACACCCTGGCCGAGGCCGAAGCCATGACCGCTGCCGCCCAGGCAGCCCGGGCACGGGGCGTGCAGTCCCTGGTGGGCTTCAACTACCGACGCGTCCCCGCCCTTGCCCTCGCGAAGGAACTCATCGCCGAAGGCCGGCTCGGAACAGTCCGTCATATCCGCGCCGCCTACCTGCAGGACTGGCTAGCCGACGAAACAAGCCCCATGACGTGGCGGCTGAAAAAGGAAACCGCGGGCTCCGGCGCGCTTGGAGATATCGCCTCCCACGCCATCGACCAGGTGCTGTTCCTGCTCGGGGACCAGGTCACAGAGGTCTCCGGGCGGACGCACACATTCGTGAACCGGAGGCCCGGCGCCGAGGGCCTTGAGGACGTGACTGTCGACGACGCCGCCTGGGCAACGCTGTCCCTCGCCTCCGGGGCCATCGCCTCAGTGGAAGTCTCCCGGGTGGCGACAGGACAGAAAAACTCGCTAAAGCTTGAAATCTACGGCGATAAGGGCTCCATTCTCTTCGACCTGGAAACCCTGAACGAACTCGGATTCCTGGACGCCACCGCCCCCATCCGGGAGCAGGGCTTCCGCCGGATCCTGGTCAACGAGCCCGAGCACCCGTATCTTGAAGCATGGTGGCCCCAGGGCCACATCATCGGCTGGGAGCACACGTTCACCCACGAGATCCGTGACTTCCTGCTGGCCATTGACGGAGGAACTGCGCCGTCGCCGTCGTTCGAGGACGGGCTGGCCGTCCAGCGGGTCCTGAACGCGATCGAAGAATCTGCAGCCGCGAAAAGCTCAATCATCCAACTGGCAGGCCCGCCGGCCCGCACCGCCCCCTTCGAAGGAGCCTGA
- a CDS encoding sugar phosphate isomerase/epimerase family protein — MSRPFTLFTGQWADLPFEEVARLASGWGYDGLEIAVSGDHLDAWRWEEPGYVESKLAVLEKYNLKVWAISNHLKGQAVCDDPIDFRHEAIVGSKVWGDGDPEGVRTRAAEEMQHTARLAKALGVDTVVGFTGSSIWQYVAMFPPVPEKVIDAGYQDFADRWNPILDVFDECGVRFAHEVHPSEIAYDYWTTVRTLEAIGHREAFGLNWDPSHFMWQGIDPVSFIWDFKDRIYHVDCKDTKLRFTGRNTVMGSHLPWGDPRRGWDFVSAGRGDVPWESSFRALTAIGYTGPISVEWEDADMDRLHGAPEALAALKKYDYPASQTSFDAAFSTKD, encoded by the coding sequence ATGTCCCGCCCGTTTACCCTGTTCACCGGCCAGTGGGCCGACCTCCCCTTCGAGGAAGTCGCCAGGCTGGCGTCCGGCTGGGGCTATGACGGCCTGGAAATCGCCGTCTCCGGAGACCACCTGGACGCCTGGCGCTGGGAGGAACCCGGCTACGTCGAATCCAAACTCGCCGTACTGGAGAAATACAACCTCAAGGTCTGGGCCATCTCCAACCACCTCAAGGGCCAGGCCGTGTGCGATGACCCCATCGACTTCCGCCACGAAGCCATCGTCGGATCCAAAGTCTGGGGCGACGGAGACCCCGAAGGCGTCCGGACCCGTGCCGCAGAGGAAATGCAGCACACCGCCCGCCTCGCCAAAGCCCTGGGCGTGGACACCGTCGTCGGGTTCACCGGCTCCTCCATCTGGCAGTACGTCGCGATGTTCCCGCCCGTCCCGGAAAAAGTCATCGACGCCGGCTACCAGGACTTCGCGGACCGCTGGAACCCGATCCTGGACGTTTTCGACGAATGCGGCGTCCGCTTCGCCCACGAAGTCCACCCCTCCGAAATCGCCTACGACTACTGGACCACCGTCCGCACCCTCGAAGCCATCGGCCACCGCGAAGCGTTCGGGCTGAACTGGGACCCCTCCCACTTCATGTGGCAGGGCATCGACCCCGTCTCCTTCATCTGGGACTTCAAGGACCGGATCTACCACGTGGACTGCAAGGACACCAAGCTCCGGTTCACCGGCCGGAACACCGTGATGGGCTCCCACCTGCCCTGGGGCGATCCCCGGCGCGGCTGGGACTTCGTCTCCGCCGGGCGCGGTGACGTCCCCTGGGAATCATCCTTCCGCGCCCTCACCGCCATCGGCTACACCGGACCCATCTCCGTTGAATGGGAAGACGCCGACATGGACCGCCTCCACGGCGCCCCCGAAGCCCTCGCCGCCCTCAAAAAGTACGACTACCCGGCCTCGCAAACCTCCTTCGACGCCGCCTTCAGCACCAAGGACTAG
- a CDS encoding glycosyltransferase family 4 protein has product MRIGLIAAPWIPIPPVTYGGIERVVDSLARGFIAAGHEVLLAVASDSTCPAPMVPGMRPSEPAELGFSLSELSHVIRAYEGLTEVDIIHDHTLAGPLCARRPPGVPVVTTIHGPLTPAAADVYRAMAGDTAIIGISRDQASRVPDVPVTRVIHHGMDVSAVPFGSGQGGYVCFVGRMCPDKGVYEAIQIARAAGIPLRLAAKMREPEEITYFNEVIEPLLGSNEEFLGELGDDDKYRLMGEAMAFLNPIQWAEPFGLVMIESMATGTPVVGTPIGSSREIVDHGRTGYLAPTEELAALLGSVGALDRGLCRSRALKYFSTERMVKNHLDLYSALLEKNPAKRVTASPSLQQNRVPGAVTRPPESSAISTRRP; this is encoded by the coding sequence ATGCGGATAGGACTTATTGCCGCGCCCTGGATCCCTATTCCCCCCGTCACGTACGGGGGCATAGAAAGGGTTGTGGATTCGCTTGCACGGGGCTTCATTGCCGCGGGGCACGAAGTGTTACTGGCCGTAGCGTCTGACAGCACCTGTCCGGCGCCCATGGTCCCGGGTATGAGACCCTCAGAGCCGGCGGAACTAGGATTTTCGCTCTCTGAACTCAGCCACGTCATCAGGGCGTATGAGGGCCTGACTGAGGTGGACATCATCCATGACCACACACTGGCAGGGCCCCTTTGCGCCCGCAGACCCCCGGGTGTCCCGGTTGTCACGACCATCCATGGGCCGCTCACACCGGCAGCGGCTGATGTGTACCGTGCGATGGCAGGGGATACAGCCATCATAGGAATATCCCGGGACCAGGCCTCGCGGGTGCCTGATGTTCCTGTCACCCGGGTCATCCATCATGGGATGGATGTCTCCGCCGTCCCGTTCGGGTCCGGACAGGGCGGCTACGTCTGCTTCGTCGGGAGGATGTGTCCTGACAAGGGCGTGTACGAGGCCATCCAGATCGCACGGGCAGCGGGAATTCCGCTGCGGCTGGCCGCCAAAATGCGCGAACCCGAGGAAATTACCTATTTCAACGAGGTCATTGAACCTCTTCTGGGATCCAACGAGGAGTTCCTTGGCGAACTGGGCGACGACGACAAATACCGGCTGATGGGTGAAGCTATGGCCTTCCTCAATCCGATCCAGTGGGCGGAGCCTTTCGGCCTGGTCATGATCGAATCCATGGCTACCGGTACGCCGGTGGTGGGGACCCCCATCGGATCCTCCCGAGAGATCGTGGACCACGGAAGGACCGGCTACCTTGCCCCTACCGAGGAACTGGCGGCGCTGCTGGGCTCCGTCGGAGCTCTGGACAGGGGCCTGTGCAGGTCGCGGGCGCTTAAGTACTTCAGTACGGAAAGGATGGTGAAAAACCATCTGGATTTGTATTCCGCGCTCCTGGAAAAGAATCCGGCCAAAAGGGTGACGGCCAGCCCGTCCTTGCAGCAGAATCGTGTACCGGGAGCCGTGACCAGGCCCCCAGAATCGAGCGCGATCTCCACCCGGAGGCCATGA
- a CDS encoding DsbA family oxidoreductase, which translates to MKIEIWSDVACPWCYIGKRRFEAALAEFPHRDSVEVKWRSYQLDPGLPDHYDGTELDYLSTRKGLSREQVSGMFEHVSAQAKGEGLDYHFDTIVVANSFKAHRLIHLAAAYGKQDAAKERLLSDHFEHGKDIGSREYLTALGRDLGIGAAEVAELFTTEKYSDDVRADFEEARALGISGVPFFVIDRKFGLSGAQPAETFTAALNQAWQETHPLVLVDTSDGDSCGPNGCAV; encoded by the coding sequence ATGAAGATTGAGATCTGGTCAGACGTCGCGTGCCCGTGGTGCTACATCGGCAAACGACGCTTTGAGGCTGCCCTGGCTGAGTTCCCGCACCGTGACTCAGTGGAGGTGAAGTGGCGCAGCTACCAACTCGATCCCGGCCTTCCGGACCACTATGACGGCACTGAACTGGACTACCTGAGCACGCGCAAGGGCCTGTCCCGGGAGCAGGTCTCCGGGATGTTCGAGCATGTGTCGGCCCAGGCCAAGGGCGAAGGGCTGGATTACCACTTCGACACCATCGTGGTTGCGAACAGCTTCAAAGCCCACCGCCTGATCCACCTGGCGGCAGCCTACGGAAAACAGGACGCCGCCAAGGAACGCTTGCTCAGCGACCACTTCGAGCACGGCAAGGACATCGGGAGCCGGGAATATCTCACTGCACTGGGCCGGGACCTGGGCATCGGTGCCGCGGAAGTGGCCGAGTTGTTTACCACGGAGAAGTACTCCGATGATGTCCGGGCCGATTTCGAGGAAGCGCGTGCATTGGGTATCAGCGGCGTGCCGTTCTTCGTGATCGACCGTAAGTTCGGTCTGTCCGGTGCCCAGCCCGCCGAGACGTTCACCGCTGCACTCAACCAGGCGTGGCAGGAGACGCATCCGCTGGTCCTGGTCGACACCTCCGACGGCGACTCCTGCGGCCCCAATGGCTGCGCCGTCTAG
- a CDS encoding TetR/AcrR family transcriptional regulator: protein MPKITAASNGAQRAETQRRILTAFGELLFTHGLPGLTMTDVARHAGVGRTAVYNYYADIEELLIAYALVETERFLAELREALDRLDNPVERLALYVRAQVEDLSRRHLPPGPAMAAVMSPSSFARLADHVSELSVMLQGILRDGMEQGYFPEADIAQQAQLIHGTLSSSAARGSDEPLELEARIARTVRFIQLGAGARFDDDGRPVRVGQSPAVAG from the coding sequence ATGCCCAAGATTACGGCGGCCAGCAACGGGGCCCAACGCGCGGAGACGCAGCGCAGGATCCTGACTGCATTCGGCGAGCTCCTGTTCACCCATGGCCTCCCCGGACTGACCATGACGGACGTCGCGCGTCATGCTGGTGTGGGCCGTACGGCCGTCTACAACTACTACGCGGACATTGAAGAACTCCTCATTGCCTATGCCCTGGTCGAGACCGAACGGTTCCTCGCAGAGCTGCGGGAAGCCCTGGACCGGCTGGACAATCCGGTGGAGCGGCTGGCGTTGTACGTGCGCGCCCAGGTGGAGGACCTGAGCCGGCGCCACCTGCCACCTGGACCGGCCATGGCAGCGGTGATGTCGCCGTCCTCCTTTGCCAGGCTGGCCGACCATGTGAGCGAGCTAAGTGTCATGCTTCAGGGCATCCTGCGCGACGGCATGGAGCAGGGATACTTTCCTGAAGCCGACATCGCCCAGCAGGCCCAACTGATCCACGGCACCCTGTCCTCCAGCGCGGCGCGCGGCAGCGACGAACCCCTCGAACTTGAGGCCCGGATCGCCCGCACAGTGCGTTTTATCCAGCTGGGCGCCGGAGCAAGATTCGACGACGACGGCCGTCCCGTACGAGTCGGGCAGTCCCCTGCGGTGGCGGGCTGA
- a CDS encoding LytR C-terminal domain-containing protein, which yields MARKAKDVSVLHGHRVVTGPELRATFETEPDPDDSARLRRRVVHGVVLVLLVGIIVAAIITALAIISGQLKIPTPEASKQPAAVCPTATFDYTPNDKINLNVYNATSRAGLARTVADEFAARKFVVGTVANTQDAYRGVAAVVSGAAGQSAAFSVQRNLPGSDYFQDGRTDASVDVILSADYKELAPADRVDQTPGQLSCPRESKRVADPDKWPVIPTAGATP from the coding sequence ATGGCTAGGAAGGCCAAGGACGTCAGCGTCCTCCACGGCCACCGCGTTGTCACCGGGCCCGAACTGCGGGCCACCTTCGAAACCGAGCCCGACCCGGACGACTCCGCCCGGCTGCGACGCCGGGTGGTGCACGGAGTGGTGCTGGTCCTCCTGGTAGGCATCATCGTCGCGGCGATCATCACCGCGCTCGCCATCATCAGCGGGCAACTCAAGATCCCGACGCCGGAGGCCAGCAAGCAACCTGCGGCCGTCTGTCCCACAGCAACTTTCGACTACACACCGAATGACAAGATCAACCTGAATGTCTATAACGCCACCAGCCGGGCAGGTCTGGCGCGCACCGTGGCGGACGAGTTCGCGGCCCGCAAGTTCGTGGTAGGTACGGTTGCCAACACACAGGACGCGTACCGCGGGGTGGCGGCAGTGGTGTCAGGGGCGGCGGGACAATCCGCTGCCTTCAGTGTCCAGCGCAACCTGCCGGGGTCGGACTATTTCCAGGACGGGCGTACAGACGCCAGCGTGGACGTGATCCTCTCCGCGGACTACAAGGAGCTTGCCCCGGCCGACCGCGTGGACCAGACCCCCGGCCAGCTCAGCTGTCCCCGCGAAAGCAAGCGGGTCGCCGACCCCGACAAGTGGCCTGTCATACCGACAGCAGGCGCCACGCCCTGA
- a CDS encoding type II toxin-antitoxin system VapB family antitoxin, whose product MIFKAVGEGRPYPDHGYSTPKEWAALPPRPVRLDELVTTKRTLDLEALLAEDSTFFGDLFPHVVQYQGVLYLEDGLHRAVRTALHQRTAIHARVLVIDG is encoded by the coding sequence GTGATATTCAAAGCTGTGGGCGAGGGACGCCCTTACCCCGACCATGGTTACAGCACGCCCAAGGAGTGGGCCGCGCTCCCGCCGCGCCCGGTCCGGCTGGACGAGCTCGTGACAACCAAGCGCACACTGGACCTCGAAGCACTCCTGGCTGAGGATTCCACCTTCTTCGGCGACCTCTTCCCGCATGTGGTGCAGTACCAGGGCGTCCTTTACCTGGAGGACGGCCTGCACCGGGCAGTGCGTACCGCGCTCCACCAGCGCACCGCCATCCACGCGCGCGTCCTGGTCATCGATGGCTAG
- a CDS encoding stealth family protein yields the protein MPFSSTETTITEAPVQEEIYYGGQASVEARTHAEVTSPAAEARLKHRPDVVRHKGRYALINHNRTPYQAMVEDLLFLRNVLAGAGLDYLLVRGNSDRPVIALDWKDRKTLRAALVEACRNEPVYSMTVDAKKKSSVLVADGELSPNRQARIFRLYRPRVEPDGGFEFGSSAGVQLELWSFEGEQLILPIENSLTRRTMLSQDAVRGTVERYGHTWPTIENMFADHASDISFDIDLVFSWVDGSSPEYIAARRSQMEGVVLGEGDDHEARFRQINELKYALRSVYMFAPWVRRIFIATDSPAPAWLAEHPSVTIIRSEEFFSDPSVLPTHNSQAVECQLHNIEGLSEHFLYSNDDMFFGRPVSPDLFFTPGGITKFIEAETRIGLGDNAAERSGFENAARVNRKLLWNRFGRITTRHLEHTAAPLRRSVVAQMEREFPEEFRKTAASRFRAADNISVTNSFYHYYALLTGLAVTQTAAKVRYVDTTMRAGLNYLPKLLSKRNMDFFCLNDGSFPEVPADERAQLVTDFLEKYFPIKAPWEI from the coding sequence ATGCCATTTAGCAGCACGGAGACAACCATTACAGAAGCACCGGTTCAGGAAGAGATCTACTACGGCGGACAGGCATCCGTCGAAGCGCGCACACACGCAGAGGTGACCTCGCCCGCCGCTGAGGCGCGCCTCAAGCACCGCCCCGACGTCGTCCGACATAAGGGCAGGTACGCCCTTATCAACCACAACAGGACGCCGTACCAGGCAATGGTGGAGGACCTGCTGTTCTTACGCAACGTCCTGGCCGGCGCCGGCCTGGACTACCTTCTGGTCCGCGGCAACAGCGACCGTCCGGTCATAGCCCTGGACTGGAAGGACCGGAAGACGCTGCGGGCCGCACTGGTGGAAGCCTGCCGCAACGAACCGGTCTACTCGATGACCGTGGATGCCAAGAAGAAATCCTCGGTCCTGGTTGCGGATGGCGAGCTCTCCCCTAACCGACAGGCTCGAATCTTCCGCCTGTACCGGCCCCGGGTCGAGCCCGACGGCGGCTTCGAATTCGGATCCTCCGCCGGTGTCCAGCTGGAATTGTGGAGCTTTGAAGGCGAACAGCTGATCCTTCCCATCGAGAATTCACTGACCCGGCGGACCATGCTCAGCCAGGACGCCGTGCGTGGAACGGTGGAACGGTACGGTCACACCTGGCCCACCATTGAGAACATGTTCGCTGACCATGCCAGCGACATCAGCTTCGATATCGATCTGGTGTTTTCCTGGGTGGACGGCAGCTCGCCTGAGTACATCGCGGCCCGCCGGTCACAGATGGAAGGCGTGGTGCTGGGCGAGGGCGATGACCACGAGGCTCGGTTCCGCCAGATCAACGAGCTGAAATACGCCCTCCGTTCCGTCTATATGTTTGCACCGTGGGTCCGCAGGATCTTCATTGCGACCGACTCTCCCGCGCCGGCCTGGCTGGCGGAGCACCCCTCCGTGACCATCATCCGCAGTGAGGAATTCTTCTCGGACCCGTCGGTGCTGCCGACGCACAATTCCCAGGCCGTGGAATGCCAGTTGCATAACATCGAGGGGCTCTCGGAGCACTTCCTGTACTCCAATGACGATATGTTCTTCGGCCGGCCGGTAAGCCCGGACCTGTTCTTCACCCCGGGCGGCATCACCAAGTTCATTGAGGCCGAGACCCGGATCGGCCTCGGAGACAATGCAGCGGAGCGCAGCGGCTTCGAGAACGCCGCACGGGTCAACCGCAAGCTGCTGTGGAACCGCTTCGGCCGGATCACCACCCGCCACCTCGAACACACCGCCGCACCGCTCCGTCGCAGCGTCGTGGCCCAAATGGAGCGCGAGTTCCCGGAGGAATTCAGGAAAACGGCGGCGAGCCGGTTCCGCGCCGCAGACAACATCTCGGTCACGAACTCGTTCTACCACTACTACGCGCTGCTCACCGGCCTGGCCGTCACCCAGACCGCGGCCAAGGTGCGCTACGTGGACACCACGATGCGTGCCGGGCTGAACTATCTGCCCAAGCTGCTATCCAAGCGGAACATGGACTTCTTCTGCCTGAATGACGGCAGCTTTCCGGAAGTTCCCGCGGACGAACGGGCGCAGCTCGTGACCGACTTCCTGGAGAAGTACTTCCCGATCAAAGCTCCGTGGGAAATCTGA
- a CDS encoding glutathione peroxidase, with amino-acid sequence MTSLYSIPLTLNDGTQTDFGRFQGKVVMVVNVASNCGFTPQYTGLETLYEKFQGHGFEILGVPCNQFAGQEPGSDSEIVEFCQRNFGVTFPLTQKANVRGKDQHPLYAELTKFKTGVLPGLVKWNFEKFLVNRDGEVVARFAPTVEPDSAEVIDAVEKALAA; translated from the coding sequence GTGACCTCCCTCTACTCCATCCCACTGACCCTTAACGACGGCACCCAGACCGACTTCGGCCGCTTTCAGGGGAAGGTGGTGATGGTCGTCAACGTTGCCTCGAACTGCGGATTCACGCCGCAGTACACCGGGCTGGAGACGCTCTATGAAAAATTCCAGGGCCATGGCTTTGAGATCCTGGGCGTCCCCTGTAATCAGTTCGCGGGCCAGGAGCCCGGCAGTGACAGCGAGATCGTCGAATTCTGCCAGCGGAACTTCGGTGTCACGTTCCCGCTCACGCAGAAGGCCAATGTTCGCGGCAAGGACCAGCACCCGCTCTACGCGGAGCTGACCAAGTTCAAGACCGGCGTTCTGCCAGGCCTGGTCAAGTGGAACTTCGAGAAGTTTCTGGTCAACCGCGACGGCGAAGTAGTGGCACGGTTCGCGCCAACCGTCGAGCCGGACTCAGCAGAGGTCATCGACGCCGTGGAGAAGGCACTCGCCGCCTAG